A region of the Deinococcus hopiensis KR-140 genome:
CCGGCCTGGTGCCTGTGACGTGCAGCCGTTGTTCCCGTTCGGCGTGCCAGGTGCCACAGGCACCTGGCACGCCCACTCGGCCGCGGGGTGAGCGCATGGTAGAGCAGCAGGGAGGCCACTCAAAACCTGGCTTCATGGCGATGCGCACGTCAGGACAGGGGGGCAAAGTCGAAGCACAACCGCGCGTAGAAGCTTTGACGCTGAGGGTCCGCGTTTAGCAAGAGCATGAGGCCCTGCTTGGCAGCAGCAGTCACCAGTGCCCAGCCGCTGCCGTATAAGCATCCTGACGCGCGGTCAACACCTTGATGTGAAAGGTGGGCACCTCCACCATCTCCTCCGCCAACCCGGGCCAGCGTCAAGGCAGCGGTGGCCTGGGTTTTTAGCCAGTCGCTTCAGCTTCATCCGTAGGTGACATTCTCAAGCGACTCCAAGTAGCGTGAGAGGCGCTTGCCCCCAGTCTCTGTGCGCAAGAAATCGGCGGGGGCCTTCCCGTCCAGGTGACTGTTGAGTTGGGTCAGCCAGCCTCGGGTCCGGTCCTCGCCGAGCATGACCGCGACTCAGGCGAACAGTTCAGTGATTTGCAGCGCCGGGGCCGCCACATCAAGGGCGGCACGAGCGCTCGCCTTGGGATCGTGGTTGCTGCCGGGCAGTGAGATGTCGACCATACCGTAGAGGCAGGTAGTGTTGAACCCTGTCAGGGCGG
Encoded here:
- a CDS encoding MbcA/ParS/Xre antitoxin family protein gives rise to the protein MLGEDRTRGWLTQLNSHLDGKAPADFLRTETGGKRLSRYLESLENVTYG